The following are from one region of the Streptomyces changanensis genome:
- a CDS encoding M20/M25/M40 family metallo-hydrolase, with amino-acid sequence MSETNPARTGPGATAESEVVDLCSELIRIDTSNYGDHSGPGERGAAEYIAEKLAEVGLEPRIIEAHKGRASTVARIEGEDPSRPALLIHGHTDVVPANAADWTYDPFSGEVADGCVWGRGAVDMKDMDAMTLAVVRERMRSGRKPPRDIVLAFVADEEAGGTYGARHLVDRHPDVFEGVTEAIGEVGGFSLTVNEDLRLYLVETAQKGMHWMRLTVEGTAGHGSMTNDDNAITELCEAVGRLGRHTWPVRVTKTVRSFLDELSDAIGTPLDPDDMEGTLHKLGGIAKMVGATLRNSAAPTMLGAGYKVNVIPGQATAHVDGRFLPGYEQEFLEELDRLLGPRVKREDVHTDKALETSFDGALVDAMQTALRAEDPIARAVPYMLSGGTDAKSFDDLGIRCFGFSPLQLPPDLDFAGMFHGVDERVPVEGLKFGVRVLDRFLDAS; translated from the coding sequence GTGAGCGAGACCAACCCGGCCAGGACCGGTCCCGGCGCCACCGCCGAGAGCGAGGTCGTCGACCTCTGCAGCGAGCTCATCCGTATCGACACCAGCAACTATGGCGACCACTCCGGCCCGGGCGAGCGGGGCGCCGCCGAGTACATCGCCGAGAAGCTGGCCGAGGTGGGCCTGGAGCCGCGGATCATCGAGGCGCACAAGGGCCGCGCCTCGACCGTGGCCCGGATCGAGGGCGAGGACCCCTCGCGCCCCGCCCTCCTCATCCACGGCCACACCGACGTGGTCCCGGCCAACGCGGCCGACTGGACGTACGACCCGTTCTCCGGCGAGGTCGCCGACGGCTGCGTCTGGGGGCGCGGCGCCGTCGACATGAAGGACATGGACGCCATGACCCTCGCGGTCGTGCGCGAGCGGATGCGCAGCGGCCGCAAGCCGCCCCGCGACATCGTCCTCGCCTTCGTCGCGGACGAGGAGGCGGGCGGCACCTACGGGGCGCGCCACCTGGTCGACCGGCACCCCGACGTCTTCGAGGGCGTCACCGAGGCGATCGGCGAGGTCGGCGGCTTCTCCCTCACCGTCAACGAGGACCTGCGCCTGTACCTGGTGGAGACGGCGCAGAAGGGCATGCACTGGATGCGGCTCACCGTCGAGGGCACGGCCGGGCACGGCTCGATGACCAACGACGACAACGCCATCACCGAGCTGTGCGAGGCCGTGGGCCGCCTCGGCCGGCACACCTGGCCCGTCCGGGTCACCAAGACCGTGCGCTCCTTCCTGGACGAGCTGTCCGACGCGATCGGCACGCCGCTCGACCCGGACGACATGGAGGGCACCCTCCACAAGCTCGGCGGGATCGCCAAGATGGTCGGCGCCACGCTCCGCAACTCCGCCGCCCCGACCATGCTCGGTGCCGGGTACAAGGTGAACGTCATCCCCGGCCAGGCCACCGCCCACGTCGACGGCAGGTTCCTGCCCGGGTACGAGCAGGAGTTCCTGGAGGAGCTCGACCGGCTGCTCGGGCCCCGGGTGAAGCGCGAGGACGTGCACACCGACAAGGCGCTGGAGACGAGCTTCGACGGCGCCCTGGTCGACGCGATGCAGACGGCGCTGCGGGCGGAGGACCCGATCGCGCGCGCCGTGCCGTACATGCTGTCCGGCGGCACCGACGCCAAGTCCTTCGACGACCTCGGCATCCGCTGCTTCGGCTTCTCCCCGCTCCAGCTGCCGCCGGACCTCGACTTCGCCGGGATGTTCCACGGCGTGGACGAGCGGGTTCCGGTGGAGGGCCTGAAGTTCGGCGTCCGCGTCCTGGACCGCTTCCTCGACGCGAGCTGA